Proteins encoded by one window of Bacteroidia bacterium:
- a CDS encoding class I SAM-dependent RNA methyltransferase — MKGQETFFISCAPHVVPWIKQELDDLGYKPFDENYTGVFIKAAFERCMELNFQLTTASRVLWLVDKFTATDQKQLYNKLSRIRWSDFFSEKKYITITSQTNHPSINNSMFLNQLCKDAVVDFFQSHYNIRPDSGPLRSEVVIHLHWQENKAWVYLDTSGEQLNKHGYRQNPFKAPVQENLAAAIIKATGWDKKSTFINPMCGSGTFAIEAALMAGNRLPLLARSNFGYMHLFDFNKKKFESLRSELILKSNFDNMPEIIASDNNGYAIKATRENAERAGVDAFIEMTKCDFTETKIPEGKGVIVINPPYGERLGENMDLAALYQSIGDFFKQKCKGKTGFIFTGDLTLAKKVGLRTSARIPFYNGTIECRLLKYDLY, encoded by the coding sequence ATGAAGGGTCAGGAAACATTTTTTATCAGTTGTGCGCCACATGTTGTCCCATGGATAAAACAGGAATTGGATGACTTAGGGTACAAACCTTTTGATGAAAATTATACAGGTGTGTTTATTAAAGCAGCCTTCGAACGGTGCATGGAGCTAAACTTTCAACTCACTACAGCCAGCAGAGTACTTTGGTTAGTTGATAAATTTACTGCAACAGACCAGAAACAACTATATAATAAACTTAGCCGCATCCGGTGGTCTGATTTTTTTTCAGAAAAAAAGTACATTACCATTACCTCACAAACAAATCATCCATCTATTAACAACAGCATGTTTTTGAATCAGCTTTGTAAAGATGCTGTGGTTGATTTTTTTCAAAGTCATTATAATATACGACCCGATTCAGGCCCATTGCGTAGTGAAGTGGTAATTCATCTTCATTGGCAAGAGAATAAAGCATGGGTATATCTCGACACTTCCGGTGAACAGTTAAACAAGCATGGCTACCGTCAGAATCCTTTTAAGGCACCGGTACAGGAAAATCTGGCCGCAGCAATTATCAAAGCAACAGGATGGGATAAGAAAAGTACATTTATTAACCCTATGTGTGGTAGCGGCACCTTTGCAATTGAAGCAGCCTTGATGGCAGGAAATAGATTGCCTTTATTGGCAAGATCGAATTTTGGATACATGCACTTGTTCGATTTTAATAAGAAAAAATTTGAGTCACTTCGCAGTGAACTTATATTGAAAAGTAATTTTGACAACATGCCAGAAATCATAGCATCTGATAATAATGGTTATGCAATAAAGGCAACACGAGAAAATGCAGAACGTGCCGGTGTTGACGCTTTTATTGAAATGACAAAATGTGATTTTACTGAAACCAAAATTCCTGAAGGTAAAGGTGTTATTGTAATTAATCCGCCTTATGGCGAAAGGCTAGGGGAGAATATGGATCTTGCGGCATTGTATCAGTCAATTGGAGATTTTTTTAAACAGAAATGTAAGGGAAAAACAGGTTTTATCTTTACAGGTGATTTAACTCTGGCAAAGAAAGTAGGCCTACGAACTTCAGCGCGCATACCCTTCTACAATGGAACAATTGAGTGTCGCTTGCTGAAATATGATTTGTATTAA
- the ribD gene encoding bifunctional diaminohydroxyphosphoribosylaminopyrimidine deaminase/5-amino-6-(5-phosphoribosylamino)uracil reductase RibD, producing MTFHETIMNRCLEIANNAFGQTTPNPMVGCVLVFENKIIGEGYHQQAGEAHAEINAINSVENKNLIPLSTLYVSLEPCSHYGKTPPCCERIVQEGIKKVVVGTIDTYADVNGKGISFLQQNNVEVVAPLLNDACRTLNRRFFTFHEKHRPYIILKWAQSADGFIAPENAQQQYAISNTFSKTLSHKWRTEEQAILVGTKTAIVDNPQLNARLWKGKNPIRIVIDKNLDVPTSHHLLDGSVKTILINQKKETIENNIDYVKLNFQENPATQILKVLYQFKIQSVIIEGGAQTLQYFIQSNLWDEARVFSAAKSLIRGIKAPEISISHSKITTIEDDTLKLFYNV from the coding sequence ATGACCTTTCACGAAACAATAATGAATCGTTGTCTTGAAATAGCCAACAACGCTTTTGGGCAAACTACGCCCAACCCAATGGTGGGCTGTGTTCTTGTTTTCGAAAATAAAATTATTGGCGAGGGTTATCATCAACAGGCAGGAGAAGCACATGCAGAAATTAATGCTATAAACAGTGTAGAAAACAAAAATCTTATTCCACTGTCAACACTTTATGTTTCATTAGAGCCCTGTTCGCATTATGGCAAAACACCACCTTGTTGTGAGCGAATTGTTCAGGAAGGAATTAAGAAAGTTGTTGTTGGCACAATAGATACCTATGCAGATGTAAATGGTAAAGGCATAAGTTTTCTTCAACAAAATAATGTTGAAGTTGTTGCGCCATTGTTAAATGATGCATGTCGTACATTAAACAGGCGTTTCTTTACCTTTCACGAAAAACATAGGCCTTATATCATTTTAAAATGGGCACAAAGTGCAGATGGCTTTATAGCACCTGAAAATGCCCAACAACAATACGCTATTAGTAATACATTTAGCAAAACACTATCTCATAAATGGCGGACAGAAGAACAAGCTATATTGGTTGGGACAAAAACTGCTATCGTTGATAATCCGCAACTGAATGCCAGACTTTGGAAAGGCAAGAATCCAATAAGAATTGTCATTGACAAAAACTTAGATGTTCCCACATCACATCATTTGCTTGATGGTTCTGTTAAAACAATTTTAATAAATCAGAAAAAAGAAACCATAGAAAACAACATTGATTATGTAAAACTCAACTTTCAGGAAAATCCGGCAACTCAAATTCTGAAAGTATTATATCAATTTAAAATTCAATCCGTAATAATTGAAGGTGGAGCACAAACGCTACAATATTTTATTCAAAGCAATTTATGGGACGAAGCCAGAGTGTTTAGTGCTGCCAAATCATTAATTCGTGGAATTAAAGCACCTGAAATTTCGATTTCACATTCAAAAATCACAACTATTGAAGACGATACTTTAAAACTATTTTACAACGTATGA
- a CDS encoding YigZ family protein, with protein MFETSYKTIVGHSEGIFRDKGSRFLAFAYYVEKENECKSILEQAKKEHPKANHHCYAYRLGAYKNIFRWNDDREPSNTAGRPIYGVIQSNDLTNILIIVVRYFGGTLLGVPGLIQAYRSAAEAAIEQNTIIEKEIEEEFELQMAFEDMAEVLKIVKQHKATFNQTSTADTLTLLVKVKKTFSDHFLKAITGNYLLKAKVKIKAIS; from the coding sequence ATGTTTGAAACAAGTTATAAAACTATTGTTGGTCACTCCGAAGGTATTTTCAGAGATAAAGGCAGCAGATTTTTGGCTTTTGCTTATTATGTTGAGAAGGAAAATGAATGTAAATCTATTCTAGAACAAGCAAAAAAAGAACATCCTAAAGCCAATCATCATTGTTATGCTTATCGTTTAGGCGCATATAAAAACATTTTTCGCTGGAATGACGACAGAGAGCCTTCCAACACTGCAGGTCGCCCTATTTACGGAGTTATTCAATCCAATGATTTAACAAATATTCTGATTATTGTGGTGCGTTATTTTGGCGGTACATTACTTGGTGTTCCCGGCCTGATACAAGCATACAGAAGTGCGGCAGAAGCAGCAATTGAACAAAACACTATTATTGAAAAAGAAATTGAAGAAGAGTTCGAGCTTCAAATGGCTTTTGAAGATATGGCAGAGGTACTGAAAATAGTCAAACAACATAAAGCAACATTCAATCAAACATCTACTGCAGACACTTTAACGTTACTGGTAAAAGTAAAAAAAACTTTTTCAGACCATTTTTTAAAAGCAATAACCGGAAATTATCTGCTGAAAGCTAAAGTTAAGATAAAAGCTATCTCCTGA
- the prmC gene encoding peptide chain release factor N(5)-glutamine methyltransferase, producing MIRLFSFATVSLKEISNVFQAEVELVYDKGESLAITRLVMEHVFGLDYKTRKSEKVNESQKTLLRQCLERLRNNEPIQYILGQAWFCNHIYKVNSSVLIPRPETEELVLLIKHQLKSACVGSIIEVGTGSGCIAIELSLLFPKALVKATDISAAALNVARENASALGASVVFINESVFDSGTETLQSKVDLIVSNPPYITQQEAAQMLPHVLKWEPHTALFVNENPLEFYIEIASLAKKILNKNGYIFLELNPAYASQTAKCFKEKGFTKVEILKDISGKERFLKVQ from the coding sequence ATGATACGTTTATTTAGTTTTGCAACAGTGTCACTAAAAGAAATCAGTAATGTTTTTCAGGCAGAGGTCGAACTAGTCTATGATAAAGGCGAAAGTTTGGCTATAACCAGATTGGTTATGGAACATGTTTTTGGTTTAGACTACAAAACACGCAAAAGTGAAAAAGTTAATGAGTCACAGAAAACCTTACTTCGTCAATGTCTGGAGCGGCTGCGTAATAACGAACCAATACAGTATATATTAGGCCAGGCATGGTTCTGTAATCACATTTATAAGGTTAACTCAAGTGTACTTATTCCACGTCCGGAAACAGAGGAGTTAGTTTTGCTTATCAAGCATCAGCTGAAATCAGCTTGTGTCGGTTCAATTATTGAAGTAGGTACAGGTTCCGGGTGTATAGCTATTGAGTTGTCATTATTATTTCCAAAAGCGCTGGTGAAAGCAACAGATATTTCGGCAGCGGCATTAAATGTTGCAAGGGAGAATGCTTCAGCGTTGGGGGCATCGGTTGTATTCATTAATGAATCGGTATTTGATTCGGGTACTGAGACATTGCAATCGAAAGTTGATTTAATTGTTTCTAATCCACCTTACATTACTCAGCAGGAAGCTGCTCAAATGCTTCCCCATGTTTTGAAGTGGGAGCCGCATACGGCTTTATTTGTAAATGAAAATCCACTTGAATTTTATATTGAAATAGCTTCACTGGCAAAGAAAATATTGAATAAGAATGGCTATATTTTTTTGGAGCTGAATCCAGCTTATGCCAGTCAGACAGCAAAGTGTTTTAAAGAAAAAGGTTTTACGAAAGTTGAAATTCTAAAAGATATTTCAGGTAAGGAGCGTTTTTTAAAAGTGCAGTGA
- a CDS encoding transglutaminase-like domain-containing protein — translation MTENQKPNDQELLAMISLLDDEDETIYESLLSHFLEIGKPVIPLLEEKWSQSLDALLQSRIENIVHKIQFESVKSELANWKAHNKNNLLDGLIAVARYQYPDLDEDSIRTFFSDARRRVWDNLQPTDTPLEQVRILNQVLFVEFGFNGNTANFHSPQNSFINTVIESKRGNPILLCAIYSIVAQDLDVPVYGVNLPEHFVLCYQTLYKDKFAEYAFPEENILFFINAFSRGSVFGKDEIELYLRKLKLQPDKKFITPCSNTDIIRRILHNLNFSFNKSGLTEKSDEIEILLALLEI, via the coding sequence ATGACAGAAAATCAAAAACCAAACGATCAAGAGTTGCTTGCCATGATTAGTCTTCTTGATGATGAAGATGAAACGATCTATGAATCACTTCTGAGTCATTTTTTGGAAATAGGCAAACCTGTCATTCCATTATTAGAAGAAAAGTGGAGTCAATCACTCGATGCCTTGTTACAATCTCGAATTGAAAACATTGTACATAAAATACAGTTTGAATCTGTAAAATCAGAACTAGCAAACTGGAAAGCACACAATAAAAATAATTTACTTGATGGTTTAATAGCTGTTGCGCGTTATCAATATCCCGACTTAGACGAAGATTCTATCAGAACATTTTTTAGTGATGCAAGAAGACGCGTTTGGGACAATCTTCAACCTACCGATACCCCTTTAGAACAAGTCAGAATTCTGAATCAGGTTCTTTTTGTTGAATTTGGTTTCAATGGCAATACAGCCAATTTCCATTCACCTCAAAACTCTTTTATCAATACAGTTATTGAAAGCAAAAGAGGCAATCCAATTTTATTATGTGCTATTTATTCAATCGTTGCACAGGATCTCGATGTTCCTGTTTATGGTGTAAATCTACCTGAACATTTTGTATTATGTTATCAAACATTATATAAAGATAAATTTGCCGAATATGCTTTTCCGGAAGAAAATATTTTATTTTTTATCAATGCTTTCAGCAGAGGTTCTGTATTCGGTAAGGACGAAATTGAACTTTATCTGCGAAAACTGAAACTTCAGCCTGATAAAAAGTTTATAACACCCTGCAGTAATACAGATATCATAAGGCGTATTTTACACAACTTAAATTTCTCATTTAACAAATCGGGTCTGACTGAGAAATCCGATGAAATAGAAATTTTACTTGCATTGTTGGAAATATAA
- a CDS encoding GEVED domain-containing protein, producing MWIDYDHSGTFDVSEYTQISSTTTGVLTNSISLLIPVTALDGNTGMRIRQRTVNMTAADACTQNFGSGETEDYTINIQSPAPCSGTPAAGNTISSAPSACVGVPINLTISTTYALSGITYQWQSSTDGVTYTNTSGTLPTYSATQSVTTWYQCVVTCTNSGLSITTTPVQVLQNLPNNCYCTPTSTSATYGITNFTTTGGVTNINNTSTGGQGYVNNTAQVVSQLQGSSVNFSYTVVPTEGVGIWIDWNQNGSFLDAGEQVYNAGSYVSSGSGTISVLLSQPAGNYRMRIVGNWLSTSPTPCGDLGSAGYGEAEDYTINVIPLTNCTGTPSPGNTLSDQASVCSGQNFTLSLQNNVVATGITFDWQSSPDGVTWTSTGGTLPSYTTTQSATTWYQCIVTCTLSGQSATSTPVQVTMNPIASCYCVAGATTAGCSSGDEYIGNVTLNTINNTSTCQPSGTQYTDFTAISTNLIIGDTYVASVLTPNYFGGDQAAIWIDFNQNGTFEVPAEQFILSGGASGVPFTGNITIPGSALTGNTRMRVRMAYTGTLAPCGIVTYGEVEDYTVNISPSTCVMAPTYPADAGSGCADAVTGNITLSWPALSGATGYNVFFGTTNPPTTMVSTNQVGLTYNADVSGGAPIYYWMVVPQISGGGSSCNVWSFSVSPSPVPVAGSGGDICLGNDIFLSADNVDPGQLTGNTYSWTGPNSFTSPLQYPSISSPNATYSGTYNVIVTNQYGCTASASTSLNVNDNPTLTIDSLVNVSCAGGSDGILYTSAAGGLAPYGYTSDFINFNSTGVMGNLATGATTVYVSDGNGCQAQIVGNLTAISTAPPSQSVVVTPTIIGMPAYACPGTTANLSIPAVAGATKYIWDGPFGTFFNGNPMNQSPYTTTTPSVQITFSSSTSSFVSIGVQAANGCGASLRKIQKVRYQISTPKEITGATTMCANTNGTYTIAPVTDATGYQWMITGNATVVPSGTSVVVFFGPGWNGGNLCVAAKTPCYTTAYKCMYISKSASALNAITGPLSSCPNEVQTFSITPCTGAASYNWTLPAGVTGSSTTNSITATFGPTFTHGGNICVSVTSICGVTSAPKCRTVAQGLPSVPTSISGITNGLCNQSVNYTVPSSPGVTYNWTAPGSISGNGNSSVNVTYGALTTGQLCVTASNSCGTSAARCIPLKGSPNSPIGLTAIPASWCANTQGIEFTADIGNTTGSYTLSWGYPSSPTATYVAGGGNSNALTLDWGTGNGSVVVNASNGCGTGSKAFAVTIGCKEGELASANRLNVYPNPTAGVLNVEYTAEKGNAQVTVLDLSGRVVMTQTHANVAGQNTLQLDLSKVAKGAYMLNVQTNGSNNQVRVVVE from the coding sequence TTGTGGATAGACTATGACCATAGCGGCACCTTTGATGTCAGTGAATATACTCAGATATCATCTACCACTACAGGAGTATTGACCAATAGCATATCATTACTTATTCCCGTTACTGCTTTAGATGGTAATACGGGAATGCGTATCCGCCAACGTACTGTTAATATGACAGCTGCTGATGCATGTACACAAAACTTTGGTTCGGGCGAAACAGAAGATTATACCATTAACATTCAATCACCGGCACCATGTAGCGGTACACCGGCAGCAGGTAATACAATATCTTCTGCACCATCAGCTTGTGTAGGTGTTCCGATTAACTTAACTATATCAACAACGTACGCTCTGTCAGGCATCACTTATCAGTGGCAGTCTTCTACAGATGGTGTTACTTATACCAACACCTCCGGAACCTTACCTACATACTCTGCAACACAGTCAGTCACTACCTGGTATCAATGTGTTGTAACATGTACCAATAGTGGGTTATCAATTACTACTACTCCAGTGCAGGTATTGCAAAATCTACCCAATAATTGCTATTGTACACCTACTTCTACAAGCGCGACTTATGGTATTACCAATTTTACTACCACAGGTGGTGTAACTAATATTAATAATACGAGTACAGGTGGCCAAGGATATGTAAATAATACAGCTCAAGTGGTGTCGCAACTTCAAGGTAGTAGTGTGAATTTTAGTTATACAGTAGTACCTACAGAAGGTGTAGGAATCTGGATAGACTGGAATCAAAATGGAAGCTTCTTAGATGCAGGTGAGCAAGTATATAATGCTGGAAGCTATGTAAGTAGTGGTTCAGGAACTATCTCTGTGCTATTAAGCCAACCTGCGGGCAATTACAGAATGCGTATCGTGGGTAACTGGCTCTCAACTTCTCCTACGCCATGTGGTGACTTAGGTTCTGCAGGTTATGGTGAAGCAGAGGATTATACAATAAACGTTATTCCTCTTACCAACTGTACAGGCACACCTTCCCCCGGAAATACCTTGTCCGATCAAGCTTCTGTTTGTTCAGGACAAAATTTTACACTTTCTCTACAAAACAATGTTGTAGCCACAGGCATTACATTCGATTGGCAATCATCACCCGATGGTGTAACCTGGACAAGTACCGGAGGAACATTACCTTCTTATACAACTACACAAAGTGCTACTACATGGTATCAGTGTATAGTAACCTGTACCCTTAGCGGACAAAGTGCTACCTCAACACCTGTACAGGTAACCATGAATCCAATAGCCAGTTGCTATTGTGTTGCAGGTGCAACTACTGCGGGTTGTTCAAGTGGCGATGAGTATATCGGTAATGTTACTCTCAACACTATCAATAATACAAGCACTTGCCAGCCTTCTGGAACGCAATACACTGACTTTACAGCGATTTCTACCAATTTGATTATAGGTGATACGTATGTGGCATCAGTATTAACTCCAAATTATTTTGGTGGTGATCAGGCTGCAATATGGATTGACTTTAATCAGAATGGCACATTTGAGGTTCCTGCTGAGCAGTTTATCTTATCAGGTGGTGCCAGTGGTGTACCTTTCACAGGTAATATCACAATCCCCGGTAGTGCTTTAACAGGCAATACCCGCATGCGCGTGAGAATGGCGTATACCGGAACTTTAGCACCATGCGGTATTGTTACTTATGGTGAAGTAGAAGATTATACAGTAAATATTTCTCCTTCTACATGTGTAATGGCACCTACCTATCCTGCCGATGCAGGCAGTGGTTGTGCCGATGCAGTTACAGGCAACATTACCCTTAGCTGGCCTGCATTATCCGGTGCAACAGGATATAATGTATTTTTTGGAACAACCAATCCTCCAACAACAATGGTTTCAACCAACCAGGTTGGATTAACATATAATGCAGACGTATCCGGTGGAGCACCTATTTATTATTGGATGGTAGTACCACAAATTTCAGGTGGCGGAAGCTCTTGTAATGTATGGTCATTTAGCGTATCACCATCACCAGTTCCTGTAGCAGGCTCTGGAGGCGATATTTGTTTGGGTAATGACATCTTCCTGTCAGCAGACAACGTAGATCCGGGTCAGTTAACTGGCAACACCTATTCCTGGACAGGACCAAATTCATTTACAAGTCCTCTTCAGTATCCATCAATCAGCAGTCCAAATGCTACATACAGCGGAACATATAATGTAATTGTCACCAATCAGTATGGTTGTACAGCAAGCGCAAGCACGAGCTTAAATGTAAATGACAATCCAACATTAACAATAGATTCTCTGGTGAATGTAAGTTGTGCAGGCGGTAGTGATGGAATATTATACACATCTGCTGCAGGAGGCTTGGCCCCCTATGGCTATACCTCAGACTTTATAAACTTCAATTCAACAGGAGTGATGGGTAACCTGGCAACAGGAGCAACCACGGTTTATGTAAGTGACGGCAATGGCTGCCAGGCTCAAATAGTAGGCAACCTGACAGCAATAAGCACAGCACCTCCATCACAGTCGGTGGTAGTAACGCCAACGATAATAGGAATGCCAGCTTATGCATGTCCCGGAACAACAGCGAATCTGAGCATACCTGCAGTAGCAGGCGCAACGAAGTATATCTGGGATGGTCCATTCGGCACCTTCTTTAATGGTAATCCAATGAACCAGTCGCCCTATACAACGACCACACCAAGTGTACAGATAACGTTCAGTTCATCAACCTCATCGTTTGTGAGTATAGGCGTTCAGGCAGCCAATGGTTGCGGAGCCTCACTTCGTAAAATCCAGAAGGTGAGATATCAGATAAGCACACCTAAGGAGATTACAGGAGCAACGACAATGTGTGCAAATACCAACGGCACCTATACGATAGCCCCGGTGACAGATGCCACAGGTTATCAGTGGATGATAACAGGCAATGCTACAGTAGTACCCAGTGGCACCTCAGTAGTAGTGTTCTTTGGACCGGGCTGGAATGGCGGTAACTTATGCGTAGCAGCAAAGACACCATGTTATACCACAGCGTATAAGTGTATGTACATAAGCAAGTCAGCATCAGCGTTGAATGCCATTACCGGGCCATTATCATCATGTCCAAACGAAGTACAGACCTTTAGTATAACACCATGTACAGGAGCAGCAAGCTACAACTGGACATTACCGGCAGGCGTTACCGGCAGCTCAACAACGAACAGCATCACAGCCACTTTTGGTCCAACGTTTACGCATGGAGGCAACATCTGTGTAAGTGTGACAAGTATCTGCGGAGTAACCTCAGCGCCTAAGTGCAGAACGGTAGCTCAGGGTCTTCCTTCAGTACCGACAAGCATCAGTGGTATCACCAATGGATTGTGTAATCAGAGTGTTAACTACACGGTTCCATCAAGTCCGGGCGTTACCTATAACTGGACAGCGCCAGGCAGTATCAGTGGCAATGGCAACAGTTCGGTGAATGTTACCTATGGCGCATTGACCACAGGTCAGTTATGTGTAACAGCGAGCAACAGTTGTGGAACAAGTGCAGCACGTTGTATTCCATTGAAGGGCTCACCAAACTCACCAATAGGCTTGACGGCCATACCAGCGAGCTGGTGTGCCAATACGCAGGGTATAGAGTTTACAGCAGACATCGGTAACACCACAGGCTCTTATACATTGTCATGGGGCTATCCATCGTCACCAACAGCAACGTATGTAGCAGGTGGAGGAAATTCAAATGCACTGACCTTAGATTGGGGCACAGGCAATGGCTCAGTGGTAGTGAATGCAAGCAATGGCTGCGGAACAGGATCAAAAGCATTTGCGGTGACCATAGGATGTAAGGAAGGCGAGTTGGCATCAGCCAATAGGCTTAATGTATATCCAAACCCAACGGCAGGCGTGTTGAATGTAGAATACACAGCAGAGAAAGGCAATGCACAGGTAACAGTGCTTGACCTGAGTGGTCGCGTAGTAATGACACAGACACATGCCAATGTAGCAGGACAGAATACACTACAATTAGACCTGAGTAAGGTAGCTAAAGGCGCGTACATGTTGAATGTACAAACCAATGGCAGCAACAATCAGGTGAGAGTGGTAGTGGAGTAA